A region from the Lemur catta isolate mLemCat1 chromosome 7, mLemCat1.pri, whole genome shotgun sequence genome encodes:
- the LARGE2 gene encoding LARGE xylosyl- and glucuronyltransferase 2 — protein sequence MLPRRRPRALGAAALLLLLLLLLLIGFFLFDGRLRAAAALDGDPRAEQGGHNRSDCGPRLPPKCELLHVAIVCAGHNSSREVITLVKSMLFYRKNPLHLHLVTDAVARNILETLFHTWMVPAVRVSFYDAEKLKPQVSWIPNKHYSGLYGLMKLVLPSALPPGLARVVVLDTDVTFASDIAELWALFAHFSDKQVIGLVENQSDWYLGNLWKNHRPWPALGRGFNTGVILLQLDRLRQAGWEQMWRVTASRELLTLPATSLADQDIFNAVIKEHPGLVQPLPCIWNVQLSDHTLAERCYSEASDLKVIHWNSPKKLRVKNKHVEFFRNFYLTFMEYDGNLLRRELFGCPSQPPPGAEQRALAQLDEEDACFEFRQQQLTVHRVHITFLPHEPPPPRPHDVTLVAQLSMDRLQMLEALCRHWPGPMSLALYLTDAEAQQFLRFVEASPVLSARQDVAYHVVYREGPLYPINQLRNVALAQALTPYVFLSDIDFLPAYFLYDYLRASIEQLGLDSRRKAALVVPAFETLHYRFSFPTSKAELLALLDASALHTFRYHEWPQGHAPTDYTRWREAEAPYRVQWAADYEPYVVVPRDCPRYDPRFVGFGWNKVAHIVELDAQEYEFLVLPEAFTIHLPHAPSLDISRFRSSPTYRDCLQALKDEFHQDLSRHYGAAALKYLTALQQPRSPA from the exons ATGCTGCCCCGAAGGCGCCCCCGGGCGCTGGGGGCCGccgcgctgctgctgctgctgctgctgctgctgctgatcgGATTCTTCCTGTTCG ACGGACGGCTGCGGGCAGCCGCTGCCCTCGACGGAGACCCGCGGGCGGAACAGGGCGGCCACAACCGCTCCGACTGCGGCCCGCGGCTGCCGCCCAAGTGCGAG ctCTTGCATGTGGCCATTGTGTGTGCGGGACATAACTCCAGCAGAGAGGTCATCACATTGGTGAAGTCCATGCTCTTCTACAG GAAAAATCCGCTGCACCTGCACTTGGTGACTGATGCCGTGGCCAGAAACATCCTGGAGACACTCTTCCACACGTGGATGGTGCCCGCTGTCCGTGTCAGCTTTTATGACGCTGAGAAGCTCAAG cCCCAGGTCTCCTGGATCCCCAACAAGCACTACTCTGGCCTCTACGGGCTAATGAAGCTGGTGCTGCCCAGTGCCCTACCCCCTGGCCTGGCCCGAGTCGTTGTCCTGGACACAGATGTCACCTTTGCCTCTGACATCGCGGAGCTCTGGGCactctttgctcatttttctg ACAAGCAGGTGATCGGGCTCGTGGAGAACCAGAGCGACTGGTACCTGGGCAACCTCTGGAAGAACCACAGGCCCTGGCCTGCCTTGGGTCGGGGATTTAACACAG GTGTGATCTTGCTGCAGCTGGATCGGCTCCGGCAAGCCGGCTGGGAGCAGATGTGGAGGGTGACAGCCAGCCGGGAGCTCCTCACCCTGCCTGCCACCTCACTGGCCGACCAG GACATCTTCAATGCTGTGATCAAGGAGCACCCGGGGCtggtgcagcccctgccctgcatcTGGAATGTGCAGCTGTCGGACCACACGCTGGCCGAGCGCTGCTACTCTGAGGCCTCTGACCTCAAG GTGATCCACTGGAACTCACCAAAGAAGCTTCGGGTGAAGAACAAGCACGTGGAATTCTTCCGCAACTTCTACCTGACCTTCATGGAGTACGATGGGAACCTGCTGCGGAGAGAGCTCTTTGGGTGCCCCAGCCAGCCCCCGCCTGGGGCCGAGCAG CGGGCCCTGGCACAACTCGACGAGGAAGATGCCTGCTTCGAGTTCCGGCAGCAGCAGCTCACTGTGCACCGTGTGCACATCACCTTCCTGCCCCATGAACCACCACCCCCCCGGCCTCACGATGTCACACTGGTGGCCCAGCTCTCCATGGACCG gctgcaGATGCTAGAAGCCCTGTGCAGGCACTGGCCGGGCCCCATGAGCCTGGCCTTGTACCTGACAGACGCAGAGGCCCAGCAGTTCCTGCGTTTCGTCGAGGCCTCCCCAGTGCTCTCTGCCCGGCAGGACGTGGCCTACCATGTGGTGTACCGAGAGGGTCCCCTCTACCCTATCAACCAGCTCCGCAACGTGGCCTTGGCCCAGGCCCTCACGCCTTACGTCTTCCTCAGTGACATTGACTTTCTGCCTGCCTACTTCCTCTATGACTACCTCAG GGCCTCCATCGAGCAGCTGGGGCTGGACAGCCGGCGCAAGGCGGCCCTGGTGGTGCCGGCATTCGAGACCCTGCACTACCGCTTCAGCTTCCCCACTTCCAAGGCAGAGCTGCTGGCCTTGCTAGACGCCAGTGCTCTCCACACCTTCAG GTACCACGAGTGGCCCCAGGGTCATGCACCCACAGACTACACCCGCtggcgggaggctgaggccccaTACCGTGTGCAATGGGCAGCCGACTACGAGCCCTACGTGGTGGTGCCTCGTGACTGTCCCCGCTATGACCCCCGCTTCGTGGGCTTTGGCTGGAACAAGGTGGCCCACATCGTGGAGCTGGATGCACAG GAATATGAGTTCCTGGTGCTGCCTGAGGCCTTCACCATCCACCTGCCCCATGCTCCAAGCCTTGACATCTCCCGCTTCCGCTCCAGCCCCACCTATCGTGACTGCCTCCAGGCCCTCAAGGACGAGTTCCACCAGGACTTGTCTCGCCACTATGGGGCTGCGGCCCTCAAATACCTCACTGCCCTGCAGCAGCCCCGAAGCCCAGCCTGA
- the PHF21A gene encoding PHD finger protein 21A isoform X9 → MITTKTLPLVLKAATATMPASVVGQRPTIAMVTAINSQKAVLSTDVQNTPVNLQTSSKVTGPGAEAVQIVAKNTVTLQVQATPPQPIKVPQFIPPPRLTPRPNFLPQVRPKPVAQNNIPIAPAPPPMLAAPQLIQRPVMLTKFTPTTLPTSQNSIHPVRVVNGQTATIAKTFPMAQLTSIVIATPGTRLAGPQTVQLSKPSLEKQTVKSHTETEEKQTESRTITPPAAPKPKREENPQKLAFMVSLGLVTHDHLEEIQSKRQERKRRTTANPVYSGAVFEPERKKSAVTYLNSTMHPGTRKRGRPPKYNAVLGFGALTPTSPPSSHPDSPENEKTETTFTFPAPVQPVSLPSPTSTDGDIHEDFCSVCRKSGQLLMCDTCSRVYHLDCLDPPLKAIPKGMWICPRCQDQMLKKEEAIPWPGTLAIVHSYIAYKAAKEEEKQKLLKWSSDLKQEREQLEQKVKQLSNSISKCMEMKNTILARQKEMHSSLEKVKQLIRLIHGIDLSKPVDSEATVGAISNGPDCTPPANAATSTPAPSPSSQSCTANCNQGEETK, encoded by the exons ATGATTACCACAAAGACACTACCTCTCGTCTTGAAAGCAGCAACTGCGACCATGCCTGCCTCTGTTGTGGGCCAGAGACCTACCATTGCTATGGTGACCGCCATCAACAGTCAGAAGGCTGTGCTCAGCACTGATGTGCAGAACACACCAGTCAACCTCCAGACGTCTAGTAAGGTCactgggcctggggcagaggctgtCCAAATTGTGGCAAAAAACACAGTCACTCTG cAGGTTCAAGCAACACCTCCTCAGCCCATCAAAGTTCCACAGTTTATCCCCCCTCCTAGACTCACTCCGCGTCCAAACTTTCTTCCACAG GTTCGACCCAAGCCTGTGGCCCAGAATAACATTCCTATTGCCCCAGCACCTCCTCCCATGCTTGCAGCTCCTCAGCTTATCCAGAGGCCCGTCATGCTGACCAAGTTCACCCCCACAACCCTTCCCACATCCCAGAATTCCATCCACCCCGTCCGTGTCGTCAATGGGCAGACTGCAACCATAGCCAAAACGTTCCCCATGGCCCAGCTCACCAGCATTGTGATAGCTACTCCAGGGACCAGACTCGCTGGACCTCAAACTGTACAGCTTAGCAAGCCAAGCCTTGAAAAACAG ACAGTTAAATCTCAcacagaaacagaagagaaacaaACAGAGAGCCGTACCATCACCCCACCTGCTGCACCTAAACCAAAACGGGAAGAGAACCCTCAG AAACTTGCCTTCATGGTGTCTCTAGGGTTGGTAACACATGACCATCTAGAAG aaaTCCAAAGCAAGAGGCAAGAGCGAAAAAGAAGAACAACAGCAAATCCAGTATACAGTGGTGCAGTCTTTGAGCCAGAG CGTAAGAAGAGTGCAGTCACATACCTAAACAGCACAATGCATCCGGGGACCCGGAAGAGAG GTCGTCCTCCAAAATACAATGCAGTGCTGGGGTTTGGAGCCCTTACCCCAACATCCCCCCCATCCAGTCATCCTGACTCCcctgaaaatgaaaagacagagacCACATTCACTTTCCCTGCACCTGTTCAGCCtgtgtccctgcccagccccacctccacagaC GGTGATATCCATGAGGATTTTTGCAGCGTTTGCAGAAAAAGTGGCCAGTTGCTGATGTGCGACACGTGTTCCCGTGTGTATCATCTGGACTGCTTAGACCCTCCTCTGAAGGCGATTCCCAAGGGCATGTGGATCTGTCCCAGATGTCAGGACCAG ATGTTGAAGAAGGAAGAAGCAATTCCATGGCCTGGAACTTTAGCAATTGTTCATTCCTATATTGCCTACAAAGCAG caaaagaagaagagaaacagaagttACTTAAATGGAGTTCAGATTTAAAACAAGAACGAGAACAACTAGAGCAAAAGGTGAAACAACTCAGCAATTCTATAAGT AAATGCATGGAAATGAAGAACACCATCCTGGCCCGGCAGAAAGAGATGCACAGCTCCCTGGAGAAGGTAAAACAGCTGATTCGCCTCATCCACGGAATCGACCTCTCCAAACCTGTAGACTCTGAGGCCACTGTGGGGGCCATCTCCAATGGCCCGGACTGCACCCCCCCTGCCAACGCCGCCACCTCCACACcggccccttccccctcctcccagagCTGCACAGCGAACTGTAACCAGGGGGAAGAGACTAAATAA